TCAGGAAGGTGGAGAAGCAGCGCGAGGTGTAGAAGCCGCGGCTGTCATTGACGACGATCGGCGTCTTCCTGATCTTCAGGACATAGTCCAGCGCCTTGGCCAGGGCCGCGTCGCCGGTCTTCTCGCCCATGATGATCTCGACCAGCATCATCTTGTCGACGGGCGAGAAGAAGTGGATGCCGATGAAGTCTTCCGGCCGCACGCTGGCCTCGGCCAGGCCGGTGATCGGCAGGGTCGAGGTGTTGGAGCCGAACACGGCGCCTTCGGCCAGTTGGGCCTCGGCGCGCTTGGTGACGTCGGCCTTGATCTCGCGGTTTTCGAACACGGCCTCGATGACCAGGTCCGAACCCCTGATCAGGTCATAGTCCGTCGTCGCCGTGACCAGGGCCAAGGTGGCGTCGAACTTCTCCTGCGTCATCTGACCGCGCGACAGGCGCTTCTTCAGCAGTTCCTCGACGTGCGCCTTGCCCTTGTCGGCGGCCTCCTGCGTCTGGTCGATCAGCACGGTCTCGATGCCGGCCATGACCTGAACATAGGCGATGCCGGCGCCCATCATGCCCGCGCCCAGGACGCTGACTTTCTTGGGGTCGGACTTGGGCACGCCCGCGGGGCGCACGGCGCCCTTGTCCAGTTCCTGCTTGGATAGGAACAGGCTGCGGATCATGGCCTGGGCCTGCGGCGTCATCAGGGTCTTGATGAAGTAGCGCGTCTCGATGCGCAGGCCCGCTTCGATCGGCACCTGCACGCCTTCATAGACGGCCTTCATCATGTTCAGCACGGCCGGGTAGTTGCCGTAGGACTGCTTGCGCAGGATGGCGTTGCCCATGATGAAGACCTGGGCGCCCGCCGGGTGGTAGGGGCCGCCGCCGGGGATCTTGAACTTGGGATCGTCCCACGGCTGGACGGCCTTGCCGCCGTTCTTGATCCAGGCCTTGGCGGCCTCGACCGACTGGCCCTTTTCGACGACCTCATGGACGACGCCGGCGCCCTTGGCGTCGTTCGGACGCCAGGACTTGCCCTCGGCCATCTGCATCAGGGCGTTCTGCACCCCGATCAGGCGCGTCAGGCGCTGGGTGCCGCCGCCGCCGGGGAAGAGGCCTACCTTGATCTCGGGCAGGCCCAGCTGGATCTTCGGGTCGTTCTCAACCACGCGATAGTGGCAGGCCAGGGTGAACTCCAGCCCGCCGCCCAGCGCCAGGCCGTTGATGGCCGCCGCCACCGGCTTGCCCGAGGTCTCCAGCGCGCGGAACGCGCCGTTCAGCGCCCAGCCGGTGTCGAACGCCTTCTGCAGGTCGCCGCCGCCGGCCAGCATGCCCGAGGCCATGTCGCCCAGGTCCGCCCCGGCGCAGAAGCCGGTGGTCTTGCCCGAGGTCAGGACCACGCCCTTGATGGCGTCGTCGGTCTTGATCTTCTCCACCAGAGCCGGGATCTCGGCGATGACGGCGCTGGTCAGGGTGTTCATCGAACGGCCCGGCACGTCGAAGGCGACCGTGGCGATGCCGTCGGCGTCGATGTCGATCTTGAAGTTTTCCATGGTCATAAGCTCCCGGATCAGACGCGTTCGATGACGGTGGCGGTGCCCATGCCGCCGCCGATGCACAGGGTGGCCAGGGCCGTCGACTTGTCCGAGCGTTCCAGCTCGTCCAGCACCGTGCCCAGGATCATGGCGCCGGTGGCGCCCAGCGGGTGGCCCATGGCGATGGCGCCGCCGCAGACGTTGATCTTGTCATGCGGGATGTCGAGCGCCTGCATGTAGCGCAGCACCACGGCCGCGAAGGCCTCGTTCAATTCGTACAGGTCGATGTCGCCCGGCTGCATGCCCAGCTTGCCCAGCAGCTTGCGGGTGACGGGCTCGGGGCCGGTCAGCATGATCGACGGCTCCGAGCCGATGGAGGCGCCGCCCAGGATTTTCGCGCGCGGCTTCAGGCCCAGCGCCTCGCCCATCTCCTTGGTGCCGATCAGCACGCCCGCCGCGCCGTCGACGATGCCGGACGAGTTGCCGGGCGTGTGGACGTGGTTGACGCTGGCGACCTCGGGATAGCGCTGGCCGATCACCGCGTCGAAACCCATGCCGCCCATCATGACGAAGGAGGGATTGAGCCCGCCCAGGGTCTGCATGTCCGTGTTCGGACGGATGGTCTCGTCGCGGTCCAGCTGGGTCAGGCCGAGCTGGTTCTTGACCGCGATCACCGACTTGTCGAAGCGGCGCTCGGCCCAGGACCGGGCGGCGCGCTTGTGGCTTTCGACCGAATAGGCGTCCACGTCGTCGCGGCTGAAGCCGTATTTGGTGGCGATCATGTCGGCCGAGACGCCCTGCGGCACGAAATAGGTCGGGAAGGCCGACGAGGGGTCGGTCGGCCAGGCGCCGCCGTCCGAACCCATCGGCACCCGGCTCATGGCTTCCACGCCGCCGCCGACGGCCATGCCCGCTTCGCCCGACTTCACCTTGGCGGCGGCCACGTTCACGGCCTCCAGGCCCGAGGCGCAGAAGCGGTTGATCTGGAAGCCCGCCGTCTCCTGGTCCCAGCCGGCGGCCAGAACGGCGGTGCGCGCGATGTCGGCGCCCTGTTCGCCCACAGGCGAGACGCAGCCGAGGATCACGTCATCGACCTTGGCGGTGTCCAGGCCGTTGCGGTCGCGCAGCGCCTCCAGCACCTGGCTGGCCAGGCTCAGCGCAGTGATCTCGTGCAGGCTGCCGTCCTTCTTGCCCTTGCCGCGCGGGGTGCGCACGGCGTCGTAGATATAGGCGTCGGCCATGGAGCGTCTCTCTTTGTTGAGTCCCTAGCGCT
Above is a window of Brevundimonas naejangsanensis DNA encoding:
- a CDS encoding 3-hydroxyacyl-CoA dehydrogenase NAD-binding domain-containing protein, whose translation is MENFKIDIDADGIATVAFDVPGRSMNTLTSAVIAEIPALVEKIKTDDAIKGVVLTSGKTTGFCAGADLGDMASGMLAGGGDLQKAFDTGWALNGAFRALETSGKPVAAAINGLALGGGLEFTLACHYRVVENDPKIQLGLPEIKVGLFPGGGGTQRLTRLIGVQNALMQMAEGKSWRPNDAKGAGVVHEVVEKGQSVEAAKAWIKNGGKAVQPWDDPKFKIPGGGPYHPAGAQVFIMGNAILRKQSYGNYPAVLNMMKAVYEGVQVPIEAGLRIETRYFIKTLMTPQAQAMIRSLFLSKQELDKGAVRPAGVPKSDPKKVSVLGAGMMGAGIAYVQVMAGIETVLIDQTQEAADKGKAHVEELLKKRLSRGQMTQEKFDATLALVTATTDYDLIRGSDLVIEAVFENREIKADVTKRAEAQLAEGAVFGSNTSTLPITGLAEASVRPEDFIGIHFFSPVDKMMLVEIIMGEKTGDAALAKALDYVLKIRKTPIVVNDSRGFYTSRCFSTFLMEGMAMLEEGYSPVLIDNVGRMTGMPRGPLEMHDDVALDLSYKIAKQTREDLGDKYVPNEGEQIVATMVEQGRFGRKNGKGFYDYDSKPKVIWPGLYDLAPTTKGAELGESPEALAAIDELKTRLLYRQAVEVARCWEEGVIDDPREGDLGAILGWGFAPWTGGPITFMDQTGLKAFVAKADELTAKYGDRFKVPQLLRDMAAKDETFYGRFAPQTEAA
- a CDS encoding acetyl-CoA C-acetyltransferase, whose protein sequence is MADAYIYDAVRTPRGKGKKDGSLHEITALSLASQVLEALRDRNGLDTAKVDDVILGCVSPVGEQGADIARTAVLAAGWDQETAGFQINRFCASGLEAVNVAAAKVKSGEAGMAVGGGVEAMSRVPMGSDGGAWPTDPSSAFPTYFVPQGVSADMIATKYGFSRDDVDAYSVESHKRAARSWAERRFDKSVIAVKNQLGLTQLDRDETIRPNTDMQTLGGLNPSFVMMGGMGFDAVIGQRYPEVASVNHVHTPGNSSGIVDGAAGVLIGTKEMGEALGLKPRAKILGGASIGSEPSIMLTGPEPVTRKLLGKLGMQPGDIDLYELNEAFAAVVLRYMQALDIPHDKINVCGGAIAMGHPLGATGAMILGTVLDELERSDKSTALATLCIGGGMGTATVIERV